In one window of Cytophagaceae bacterium ABcell3 DNA:
- the murC gene encoding UDP-N-acetylmuramate--L-alanine ligase — protein MNFNTQQYQNYFFVGIAGTGMSAIAQYLNGIGKSVAGSDRLFTQTNKMLIQEQFEKAGIHCFYQDGSGIDANTQVVVVSTAIEESNVEYQKALQLNIPIVKRSELLAAISSEKKTIAVGGTSGKSTTTAMIFHILNENGLSPSLITGAGLTALQKQGLPGNAKVGEGPWLVIESDESDGSIVNYLPETGVVLNIDRDHKEFDELIALFETFKQNTKGKFIVNNDLEITQKLSVNPQDNFGTIPEAGFAAENFNQEGFSISFTIQEVSFRIPVIGRHNMENAAAAVAAAHTAGVSVEQSAKALRTYEGIYRRTQLVGEHRGIIVIDDFAHNPAEVAAAIKSCQIIGKRVFAWFQPHGFGPLRFMHEELSEKSAETLRANDTLILSDVYYAGGTVNKDISSEIVTEAVSKQGKHALFIKDRAQLPAKLADMAEKGDVILLMGARDPSLSDFAHSVLNAIKNS, from the coding sequence ATGAACTTTAATACCCAACAATATCAAAACTATTTTTTTGTAGGAATCGCTGGCACAGGCATGAGTGCCATTGCCCAATACCTAAATGGCATAGGAAAATCAGTTGCTGGATCGGATCGACTGTTTACGCAAACTAACAAAATGCTGATACAAGAGCAGTTTGAGAAAGCTGGAATACATTGTTTCTATCAAGATGGTTCTGGTATAGATGCAAACACACAAGTAGTTGTAGTTTCTACAGCCATTGAAGAAAGCAATGTGGAATACCAAAAGGCTTTACAGTTAAACATCCCTATTGTTAAAAGGTCAGAACTTTTAGCCGCTATTTCGTCAGAGAAAAAAACAATTGCTGTAGGTGGAACTTCAGGAAAGTCGACCACTACGGCAATGATCTTTCATATCCTCAATGAAAACGGTCTCTCCCCTTCCTTGATTACAGGAGCAGGTTTGACAGCATTACAAAAACAGGGCTTACCTGGAAATGCCAAAGTTGGAGAAGGGCCTTGGCTGGTCATTGAATCTGACGAATCTGATGGATCTATCGTAAACTACTTGCCTGAAACAGGAGTTGTGCTCAATATAGACCGAGACCATAAAGAGTTTGATGAGCTTATTGCACTTTTTGAAACTTTCAAGCAGAATACAAAGGGAAAGTTCATAGTAAACAATGACCTGGAAATAACCCAAAAACTGTCGGTAAACCCTCAAGATAATTTTGGAACTATTCCTGAAGCTGGTTTTGCGGCTGAAAATTTTAACCAAGAAGGTTTTTCTATCAGCTTTACCATTCAAGAGGTATCATTCAGAATTCCTGTTATAGGTAGGCACAATATGGAGAATGCAGCCGCAGCAGTGGCCGCAGCACATACTGCTGGTGTTTCTGTTGAGCAATCTGCAAAAGCACTCCGTACTTATGAAGGTATTTACAGAAGAACACAACTGGTCGGAGAACACCGTGGAATTATAGTTATCGATGATTTTGCACACAACCCTGCAGAAGTAGCAGCCGCCATTAAAAGCTGTCAAATTATTGGTAAACGGGTATTTGCTTGGTTTCAACCACACGGCTTCGGTCCTCTAAGGTTTATGCACGAAGAGCTTTCTGAAAAGTCTGCCGAAACACTCCGCGCAAACGATACCCTGATTTTATCTGATGTATATTATGCAGGCGGTACCGTAAATAAAGATATTTCTTCTGAAATTGTTACAGAAGCTGTCAGTAAACAGGGGAAACATGCGCTTTTTATAAAAGACCGGGCGCAACTTCCAGCAAAGTTAGCCGATATGGCTGAGAAAGGTGATGTTATCCTACTTATGGGAGCCCGTGATCCATCGCTGAGCGATTTTGCCCACAGTGTTCTCAATGCCATTAAAAATAGCTAA
- the pgeF gene encoding peptidoglycan editing factor PgeF, with amino-acid sequence MIKKTLKGNLVIRQFEHLSKYPELKHFVSGREGGVSNGELGGLNLSYNVDDNVENVKENRKRLASALKVDRLVFPEQTHSDHVKVVLSEKDLDYLKDTDGLVTQMKGLCIAVMSADCVPVLIYDPVEKVVGAVHAGWRGTVSLIAQKAVKAMIRNFNCEPQNMIVGIGPSICKEVYETGSEVVSAFHRVFGKEERIVTVNPGTGKGHLDLWEANKVQLLDIGVLPGHIELAETCTYKENKQYFSARYSAGKAGRFAAGIMVS; translated from the coding sequence ATGATCAAAAAAACACTGAAAGGAAACCTGGTAATACGTCAGTTTGAACACTTGTCAAAATATCCTGAATTAAAGCACTTTGTGTCCGGTAGGGAAGGAGGTGTAAGTAATGGAGAGTTAGGTGGTCTCAATCTTAGCTATAATGTGGACGACAATGTAGAAAATGTCAAAGAAAACCGAAAAAGGCTTGCAAGTGCTTTGAAAGTTGACCGATTAGTGTTTCCTGAGCAGACGCATAGTGACCATGTAAAGGTTGTTCTTTCAGAAAAAGATCTTGACTATTTGAAAGATACCGATGGGCTGGTTACCCAAATGAAAGGCCTGTGTATTGCTGTTATGTCCGCCGATTGTGTTCCCGTGCTAATTTATGACCCTGTTGAAAAAGTGGTGGGAGCCGTACATGCAGGATGGAGGGGAACAGTATCTCTGATTGCTCAAAAGGCGGTAAAAGCTATGATTCGTAATTTCAATTGCGAGCCCCAAAATATGATCGTCGGGATAGGGCCTTCTATTTGCAAGGAAGTGTATGAAACAGGGTCAGAAGTAGTTTCGGCCTTTCATCGTGTTTTTGGAAAAGAAGAACGTATTGTAACAGTAAACCCAGGTACAGGGAAAGGGCACCTTGACCTCTGGGAGGCGAACAAGGTCCAATTATTGGATATCGGTGTGTTACCTGGCCATATTGAGCTAGCGGAAACTTGTACTTATAAAGAAAATAAACAATACTTTTCAGCCAGATATTCCGCTGGTAAGGCCGGAAGGTTTGCTGCTGGTATTATGGTTAGTTAA
- a CDS encoding PAS domain-containing sensor histidine kinase yields the protein MFEITQEFKFFADSLPQIVWTSRPDGNLDYFNKSWYRLTGLSFDESRDLGIQSIIHPDEKSETVKRWKNSFENGVDFEMEYRLKDHQGHYRWYIARAIPMRGPDGDIVKWFGTCTSIHKQKEQAIELEKVNYELEKLHNDLDNLVYTASHELKVPASNLEGLVANIYDMVSHKSFDDDCELIADLMKQSVNQLYVNINQLVNMTKAQKKLNGHYFYVKLPGIIHQVMDDLKAQLNASKAKIDIDLKEPQICFTAANTKSVLYNLVSNAIKFRKPDQKCVVKISTWNENGHTVLSVKDHGIGIEPKEENRYFNMFKNLNEHIEGSGLGLYTVKKMVENAGGFIDVYGQEGVGAEFRLHFKNQ from the coding sequence ATGTTTGAGATAACCCAAGAATTTAAGTTCTTCGCCGATTCGTTGCCGCAAATAGTCTGGACGTCACGCCCTGACGGCAATCTTGATTACTTTAACAAAAGCTGGTATCGGCTTACAGGCCTGAGCTTTGATGAATCTCGGGACTTAGGAATTCAAAGTATTATTCACCCAGATGAAAAAAGCGAAACCGTTAAAAGATGGAAAAACTCTTTTGAAAACGGAGTAGATTTTGAAATGGAATATAGGCTTAAAGACCACCAAGGTCACTATAGGTGGTATATAGCAAGAGCTATTCCTATGCGTGGTCCAGATGGGGACATTGTTAAATGGTTTGGCACCTGTACCAGCATCCATAAGCAAAAGGAACAGGCTATAGAACTTGAAAAGGTAAACTACGAACTTGAAAAACTGCACAATGACCTTGATAACTTGGTTTATACTGCTTCTCATGAGTTGAAAGTTCCTGCGTCTAACTTAGAAGGGCTTGTGGCCAATATTTATGACATGGTTTCCCATAAGTCTTTTGATGACGACTGTGAACTAATTGCTGACTTGATGAAGCAGTCTGTTAACCAGCTTTATGTAAACATTAACCAGCTTGTTAACATGACCAAGGCACAAAAGAAATTAAACGGACATTATTTTTATGTAAAATTACCAGGTATAATCCATCAGGTCATGGATGATTTAAAAGCGCAGTTAAATGCTTCTAAGGCTAAAATTGATATTGATTTAAAAGAGCCTCAAATCTGCTTTACAGCAGCAAATACAAAGAGTGTTTTGTATAACTTGGTTTCCAACGCAATTAAGTTTAGAAAACCTGACCAAAAGTGTGTGGTTAAAATCAGTACATGGAATGAAAACGGACATACAGTCCTAAGTGTCAAAGATCATGGTATAGGCATAGAGCCTAAAGAAGAAAACCGGTATTTCAATATGTTCAAAAACTTAAATGAGCATATTGAAGGTAGTGGCTTGGGTTTATATACTGTAAAAAAAATGGTTGAAAATGCCGGTGGATTTATTGATGTTTACGGTCAAGAAGGGGTAGGAGCCGAATTCCGATTGCATTTTAAAAACCAATAA